The following are encoded in a window of Deinococcus arcticus genomic DNA:
- a CDS encoding carotenoid biosynthesis protein has translation MTARLSPTLLRFGLAFAALGVAFAGALLVMADTAVGWGLIALGLPLCGVLALAGDALGPQFVGVLTRRLADLLAQTRPWMALLALYAALKIPVPLWPEGFPVLGLASTVALFLAALAFVWERAGWVRAGLMMAVSFGAGLGVEVLGSRTGFPFGVYSYDTAPAPTLLGVPLIVPLGWFALTLTATCLSGGRPWLAGLLMMLWDIGLEPLMTAQRYWLWHDPLGLWAGAPVQNFLGWWAVGLGIAWVFTGLAPRLFGLRRLEWAWALPWWARAYPESRTPQLSLLPGRPRREPDFRVAYPTEAFFLPGGLVLVGRYLEAAVTLAAMGLGLALARRVTRHDR, from the coding sequence TTGACTGCCCGCCTCTCCCCCACCCTGCTGCGGTTCGGGCTGGCGTTTGCGGCGCTGGGGGTGGCCTTTGCCGGGGCGCTGCTGGTGATGGCGGACACGGCGGTGGGCTGGGGCCTGATTGCGCTGGGCCTACCCCTGTGCGGGGTGCTGGCACTGGCGGGGGACGCGCTGGGGCCGCAGTTTGTCGGGGTCTTGACCCGGCGGCTGGCCGACCTGCTGGCCCAGACCCGCCCCTGGATGGCGCTGCTGGCCCTGTACGCCGCGCTGAAGATCCCGGTGCCGCTGTGGCCCGAGGGCTTTCCGGTGCTGGGGCTGGCCAGCACCGTGGCCCTGTTTCTGGCGGCGCTGGCCTTTGTCTGGGAGCGCGCCGGCTGGGTGCGCGCCGGCCTCATGATGGCGGTGTCATTCGGCGCCGGGCTGGGGGTGGAGGTGCTGGGCAGCCGCACCGGCTTTCCATTCGGCGTCTACTCCTACGACACGGCCCCGGCCCCCACGCTGCTGGGCGTGCCGCTGATTGTGCCGCTGGGCTGGTTTGCCCTGACCCTGACCGCCACCTGCCTGTCTGGCGGGCGGCCCTGGCTGGCAGGCCTGCTGATGATGCTGTGGGACATTGGCCTGGAACCGCTGATGACCGCGCAGCGCTACTGGCTGTGGCACGATCCGCTGGGCCTGTGGGCGGGCGCCCCGGTGCAGAACTTTCTGGGCTGGTGGGCGGTGGGCTTGGGGATTGCGTGGGTGTTTACTGGCCTTGCCCCACGCCTTTTTGGGCTGCGCCGCCTGGAATGGGCCTGGGCGCTGCCCTGGTGGGCACGCGCCTACCCCGAAAGCCGCACCCCGCAGCTGAGCCTGCTGCCCGGCAGGCCGCGCCGCGAGCCGGATTTCCGGGTGGCCTACCCCACCGAAGCCTTCTTCCTGCCGGGCGGGCTGGTGCTGGTGGGCCGCTATCTGGAAGCGGCCGTGACCCTGGCCGCCATGGGCCTGGGGCTGGCGCTGGCCCGGCGGGTGACCCGGCATGACCGCTGA
- a CDS encoding carboxypeptidase-like regulatory domain-containing protein, with the protein MSQPVRRLTALLSLALCSAALAAGPRSALVDATFIDGAQLVNGAPELADFAGALRTVATKAGGSCVKSEYVVWDSVAGLEGSFRQVLGSLGYSWTELGASNDDGRFVSFKATKGGAALAGIWADSEGTTLLGWCSLKLAAAARPPAALTPAAPAAPAPRPATPAPAATRTPAPAAPAPMVKPPAPKKGYVTGLVLDTQGRPLAGAEVFIVGTTFNQGQRTSFTAVTQANGTYSLRVPDGRYSARASVKRNLGGATFVLPLHPESGSLNTEVDSSEGGNLNFRWRLSGAKPGGGRDWDDFYGASLDFSYCGLPAKAYCDERYSAGVPTAAPEGSTVTLTFTPQGQLIDGTAGKPVVMTFKVAPLAPPGGYPYTDPNGGGRTTLGQGWPYHSFDFNDLPLGVYTLTAVATTPDGRRVPLKLGLEPGNVEASSVTLKWSSYDVSGALKQVKVYVRD; encoded by the coding sequence ATGTCTCAGCCTGTTCGCCGCCTGACCGCCCTGTTGTCCCTGGCCCTTTGCAGCGCTGCCCTGGCCGCCGGGCCCCGCAGCGCCCTGGTGGACGCCACCTTCATTGACGGCGCCCAGCTGGTGAACGGCGCCCCCGAACTGGCGGACTTCGCCGGGGCCCTGCGCACCGTCGCCACCAAGGCCGGGGGCAGTTGCGTCAAGAGTGAATACGTGGTCTGGGACTCGGTGGCCGGTCTGGAGGGCAGTTTCCGGCAGGTGCTGGGCTCGCTGGGCTACAGCTGGACCGAACTGGGCGCCAGCAATGACGACGGCCGCTTTGTGTCGTTCAAGGCGACCAAGGGCGGGGCCGCCCTGGCGGGCATCTGGGCCGACAGCGAAGGCACCACGCTGCTGGGCTGGTGCAGCCTGAAGCTGGCCGCCGCCGCCAGGCCCCCCGCCGCCCTCACGCCGGCGGCCCCCGCCGCTCCGGCCCCCAGACCGGCCACCCCGGCCCCGGCCGCCACCCGCACGCCCGCGCCGGCGGCCCCAGCGCCCATGGTCAAACCACCGGCCCCCAAAAAGGGCTATGTCACCGGCCTGGTGCTGGACACCCAGGGCCGCCCCCTGGCCGGCGCAGAAGTCTTTATCGTGGGCACCACCTTCAACCAGGGGCAGCGCACCAGCTTCACGGCCGTCACGCAGGCCAACGGCACCTACAGCCTGCGCGTGCCGGACGGCCGCTACTCGGCGCGGGCCAGCGTCAAGCGGAACCTGGGCGGGGCCACCTTCGTGCTGCCCCTGCACCCCGAATCCGGCTCCCTGAATACCGAGGTCGATTCCAGCGAGGGCGGCAACCTCAATTTCCGCTGGCGGCTGAGCGGCGCCAAGCCCGGCGGCGGCAGGGACTGGGACGACTTTTACGGTGCCAGTCTGGACTTCAGTTACTGCGGCCTGCCCGCCAAAGCGTACTGCGACGAGCGCTACAGCGCCGGGGTGCCCACGGCGGCGCCGGAAGGCAGCACCGTCACGCTGACCTTTACCCCGCAGGGCCAACTGATTGACGGCACGGCCGGCAAACCGGTGGTGATGACCTTCAAGGTGGCCCCGCTGGCCCCTCCCGGCGGCTACCCCTACACCGACCCCAACGGCGGCGGGCGCACCACCCTGGGTCAGGGCTGGCCCTACCACAGCTTCGATTTCAATGACCTTCCGCTGGGCGTGTATACCCTGACGGCCGTGGCCACCACGCCCGATGGCCGCCGGGTGCCGCTGAAACTGGGCCTAGAACCGGGCAACGTGGAAGCCAGCAGCGTGACCCTGAAGTGGAGCAGTTATGACGTGAGCGGCGCCCTGAAGCAGGTCAAGGTGTACGTGCGCGACTGA
- a CDS encoding DUF418 domain-containing protein — protein sequence MTESPPPDAARVPQRGPVQVRSPLPDVLRGVALLGILIVNMQAFAGLLEWQQRGLDRTAQVLTDVVANGRFISIFAMLFGWGAAGLLARHGAGVFMRRHLVLLAVGWAHYVLVWHGDIISNYATLALALLLTAALSARALVALSGVLSAWWLGLGLLEALAAAGRTGPRFTNLPALDPTYLGNVADRAGDFWPLLLSGNLLNGPWLLALFCLGAAAQRTGLLTRPQDHRPLLRRLAVVGLPLGLVLGAVLAYLNTRGDQAAGFLAVPVRMGGGLAGALGYVGVIGLLAASGRLRPLLHFAASGRMAMTNYLSQSLLMTTFFYPYGGAQGFGWVGQDPALVSGGGVSWGAAGALLLALIVGFCQLPLSAWWLSHFRQGPVEALVRRMVYGHAGQREKRDAG from the coding sequence ATGACCGAGTCGCCGCCCCCCGACGCCGCACGCGTCCCCCAGCGGGGGCCGGTGCAGGTGCGCTCCCCGCTGCCCGACGTGCTGCGCGGCGTGGCGCTGCTGGGCATCCTGATCGTGAACATGCAGGCGTTCGCCGGCCTGCTGGAATGGCAGCAACGCGGCCTGGACCGCACGGCGCAGGTGCTGACCGATGTGGTGGCCAATGGCCGCTTTATCTCGATCTTCGCCATGCTGTTCGGCTGGGGCGCCGCCGGGCTGCTGGCGCGGCACGGCGCAGGGGTGTTTATGCGCCGCCACCTCGTGCTGCTGGCGGTGGGGTGGGCCCACTACGTGCTGGTGTGGCACGGCGACATCATCAGCAACTACGCCACGCTGGCGCTGGCGCTGCTGCTCACGGCCGCCCTGAGTGCCCGCGCGCTGGTGGCCCTCTCGGGCGTGCTGAGCGCATGGTGGCTGGGGCTAGGGCTCCTTGAGGCCCTGGCCGCCGCCGGGCGTACTGGTCCCCGTTTCACCAACCTGCCTGCGCTGGACCCCACCTATCTGGGCAACGTGGCTGACCGCGCAGGCGATTTCTGGCCGCTGCTGCTCAGCGGGAACCTGCTCAACGGGCCGTGGCTGCTGGCGCTGTTCTGCCTGGGGGCCGCCGCCCAGCGCACCGGCCTGCTCACCCGCCCGCAGGACCACCGCCCGCTGCTGCGGCGCCTCGCCGTGGTTGGGCTGCCCCTGGGGCTGGTGCTGGGCGCGGTCCTGGCCTACCTGAACACGCGCGGCGATCAGGCGGCCGGCTTTCTGGCGGTGCCGGTGCGCATGGGCGGCGGGCTGGCGGGCGCGCTGGGGTACGTGGGCGTGATCGGGCTGCTGGCGGCCTCGGGGCGACTGCGGCCGCTGCTTCACTTTGCCGCCAGCGGCCGCATGGCCATGACCAACTACCTGTCGCAGAGCCTGCTGATGACCACGTTTTTCTACCCCTACGGCGGTGCGCAGGGCTTTGGCTGGGTGGGTCAGGACCCGGCGCTGGTCTCTGGTGGGGGCGTCAGCTGGGGCGCGGCGGGGGCGCTGCTGCTGGCCCTCATCGTGGGCTTCTGTCAGCTGCCGCTGAGCGCGTGGTGGCTCTCGCACTTCCGCCAGGGCCCGGTGGAGGCCCTGGTGCGGCGGATGGTCTACGGCCACGCAGGCCAGAGGGAAAAACGGGATGCGGGTTGA
- a CDS encoding glycosyltransferase has translation MKAGRLYAQAMGVWLTAKALTLAVNALTFPRLRPAPTPRGGPRVSILIPARDEARTLPHTLPGVLAQGAHEVLVLDDGSTDGTAEVARALGAHVIAGLPRPAGWHGKPWACQQLLRAASGDLLIFTDADVSWHRGALGGLLRELDRSGADLLSIQPRQDNRRPGERLLTPLVDAAVLSYFPYPLLRLRPPHPLATIANGQVMAYRRAALLRVGGYAAVRAQVLEDTVMARQLGALGLIVSTAMGRDCISVRMYRSYPESVAGFGKNALPIHLNSRALMTLSMALHVAGHTLPWLWPVPGARVLRAASVLERLSVNLIAGRCGPADLAEGLLGPVTPLLALPVYLRAVKRRVTWKGREYRQ, from the coding sequence GTGAAGGCCGGGCGCCTGTACGCGCAGGCCATGGGCGTGTGGCTGACCGCCAAGGCGCTGACCCTGGCGGTCAATGCCCTCACCTTTCCCCGGCTGCGCCCGGCGCCCACGCCCCGGGGCGGGCCGCGCGTGTCCATCCTGATTCCCGCGCGCGACGAGGCCCGCACCCTGCCGCACACCCTGCCCGGCGTGCTGGCCCAGGGCGCCCACGAGGTGCTGGTGCTGGACGACGGCAGCACCGACGGCACGGCCGAAGTGGCGCGGGCCCTGGGCGCGCATGTCATTGCGGGGCTGCCCCGCCCGGCCGGCTGGCACGGCAAGCCCTGGGCCTGCCAGCAGTTGCTGCGCGCGGCGTCCGGCGACCTCCTCATTTTCACCGACGCCGACGTGAGCTGGCACCGGGGCGCCCTGGGCGGGCTGCTGCGCGAACTGGACCGTTCGGGGGCCGACCTCCTGAGCATTCAGCCCCGGCAGGACAACCGCCGCCCCGGCGAGCGGCTGCTGACCCCGCTGGTGGACGCCGCCGTGCTGTCATACTTTCCCTACCCGCTGCTGCGCCTGCGCCCGCCGCACCCGCTGGCCACCATTGCCAACGGGCAGGTGATGGCCTACCGCCGCGCGGCGCTGCTGCGCGTGGGGGGCTACGCCGCCGTGCGCGCCCAGGTGCTGGAAGACACGGTGATGGCCCGGCAGCTGGGCGCCCTGGGCCTGATCGTCTCCACGGCCATGGGGCGCGACTGTATCAGCGTGCGCATGTACCGCTCCTACCCCGAATCGGTGGCGGGCTTTGGCAAGAACGCGCTGCCCATTCACCTGAATTCGCGCGCGCTGATGACCCTCAGCATGGCCCTGCACGTGGCCGGGCACACCCTGCCCTGGCTGTGGCCGGTGCCGGGCGCGCGGGTGCTGCGCGCCGCGAGTGTGCTGGAGCGCCTGAGCGTGAACCTGATTGCGGGGCGGTGCGGCCCCGCCGATCTGGCCGAGGGCCTGCTGGGGCCAGTCACGCCGCTGCTGGCCCTGCCCGTGTATCTTCGGGCCGTGAAACGCCGCGTGACCTGGAAGGGCCGGGAGTACCGGCAATGA
- the prmC gene encoding peptide chain release factor N(5)-glutamine methyltransferase — MAALRDLWRQGAAQLQAAGVPSPEVDARALLTLALNLSPTALLTRGHEAAPPEGLARYEALLAQRAARVPLQHLLGEVDWGGVRLRTDARALVPRPETEWLLHLTLQALAGQGAPRVLDVGTGTGALALGLKAARADAQVWATDLSGGALGLARENAALNTLAVTFVAGDLLSGLPGPFDVIVSNPPYLPEADATGAQPEVAFDPPLALYAGPDGLAVARRLAEQAGAALAPGGQLLLELDPRNAAPFAAELRALGWHAATAPDLAARERFVLARRGP, encoded by the coding sequence ATGGCCGCGCTGCGCGACCTGTGGCGGCAGGGCGCGGCGCAGCTGCAGGCCGCGGGCGTTCCCTCTCCGGAGGTGGACGCCCGCGCGCTGCTGACGCTGGCCCTGAACCTCTCGCCCACCGCGCTGCTGACCCGGGGCCACGAGGCCGCGCCGCCAGAAGGGCTGGCCCGCTACGAGGCGCTGCTGGCCCAGCGCGCCGCCCGCGTGCCCCTGCAGCACCTGCTGGGCGAGGTGGACTGGGGCGGCGTGCGGCTGCGCACCGACGCCCGCGCCCTGGTGCCGCGCCCGGAAACCGAGTGGCTGCTGCACCTGACCCTGCAGGCGCTGGCTGGCCAGGGCGCGCCGCGTGTGCTGGACGTGGGCACCGGCACCGGGGCGCTGGCCCTGGGGCTGAAGGCCGCCCGAGCGGACGCGCAGGTCTGGGCCACCGATCTGAGCGGGGGCGCCCTGGGCTTGGCGCGCGAGAACGCCGCGCTGAACACGCTGGCGGTGACCTTCGTGGCGGGCGACCTGCTCTCGGGTCTGCCCGGCCCCTTTGACGTGATTGTGAGCAACCCGCCCTACCTGCCCGAGGCCGACGCCACCGGCGCCCAGCCCGAGGTGGCTTTTGATCCGCCCCTGGCGCTGTATGCCGGGCCCGATGGTCTGGCGGTGGCCCGGCGACTGGCCGAGCAAGCGGGGGCGGCCCTGGCCCCGGGCGGTCAGCTGCTGCTGGAACTCGACCCCCGCAACGCCGCCCCCTTTGCCGCCGAGTTAAGGGCGCTGGGCTGGCACGCCGCTACTGCCCCAGACCTCGCTGCGCGCGAACGCTTTGTGCTGGCCCGGCGTGGCCCCTGA
- a CDS encoding lysophospholipid acyltransferase family protein, with protein MTADRPETHRWATALLSRSVRGSVRRGLGGVWVRGALPPGGAVLAPNHHSWWDGYVLREVALWAGADFSVLMTAGQLTRFPFLRRLGALRAGEVRAGVRRAKSGWLVVFPEGALQPAGPLRGAAPGAGWTARAAGVPLVPVALRVTLRGAQWPEAHVRFGPPVSAADLPAAIQHELAALDAELLASDPERPLAGYLRAVPGRQSRSARVDLPSRLLTFITGDRA; from the coding sequence ATGACCGCTGATCGCCCCGAAACCCACCGCTGGGCCACGGCCCTGCTGTCGCGCAGCGTGCGCGGCAGCGTGCGGCGGGGGCTGGGCGGCGTGTGGGTGCGCGGGGCCCTGCCCCCGGGCGGCGCGGTGCTGGCACCCAACCACCATTCCTGGTGGGACGGCTACGTGCTGCGCGAGGTGGCGCTGTGGGCCGGAGCCGACTTCTCGGTGCTGATGACGGCGGGGCAGCTGACGCGCTTCCCCTTCCTGCGCCGCCTGGGCGCCCTGCGGGCCGGCGAGGTGCGGGCCGGCGTGCGCCGGGCGAAGTCAGGCTGGCTGGTCGTGTTTCCCGAAGGCGCGCTGCAACCGGCCGGGCCGCTGCGGGGGGCGGCCCCGGGGGCCGGCTGGACCGCGCGGGCCGCCGGGGTGCCCCTGGTGCCAGTGGCCCTGCGCGTGACCCTGCGCGGCGCCCAGTGGCCCGAGGCCCACGTGCGCTTTGGCCCGCCCGTGTCCGCCGCCGATCTCCCGGCGGCCATCCAGCATGAACTGGCCGCCCTGGACGCCGAACTCCTGGCCAGCGACCCCGAGCGGCCCCTGGCGGGTTACCTGCGCGCCGTGCCGGGGCGCCAGAGCCGCTCGGCGCGCGTGGACCTGCCCTCGCGGCTGCTGACCTTCATCACGGGGGACCGGGCGTGA
- a CDS encoding cytochrome P450, whose protein sequence is MALSLRDLPEPPTRPGNGHLQDWALAPLPLIETGAERARAAGGDLFRLRLGLPAVVGFSPAWNRALLTDLGTFRSAGSFSGVVPYLSGGVILTDAPGHAGRRQLMNPGFGRAHLLALQARLCAARPGVPAGEFDALAWADHAVLALLNAAYFSSEFDPELLHAFLAPLRRPFPVPALPRPRLFWRVDREVRRLAHARLTRGGDDLLSVLAPLPGGLEETRVSLAAAHDTTTHALAYAIWHLAGHPQWHAPEHHPAALKETLRLHPPGWMGSRRLGRELIWNGVRLPRGALALYSPYLSGRDPGLWAQPQTFDPGRWAHKPPAWAYLPFGGGERLCLGMHLAQLLILDTLAALPPLRRVGGDPAPHPGLTLGPRGPLVVTGAPTP, encoded by the coding sequence GTGGCCCTTTCTTTAAGAGATCTGCCCGAGCCCCCCACCCGCCCCGGCAACGGCCACCTGCAGGACTGGGCCCTGGCGCCGCTGCCCCTGATCGAAACGGGCGCCGAGCGGGCCCGCGCCGCCGGGGGCGACCTGTTCCGGCTGCGGCTGGGGCTGCCGGCGGTGGTGGGCTTCAGCCCCGCCTGGAACCGCGCGCTGCTGACAGACCTGGGCACCTTCCGCAGCGCAGGCAGTTTTTCGGGGGTGGTGCCGTACCTGTCTGGCGGCGTGATCCTGACCGACGCCCCGGGCCACGCCGGGCGGCGCCAGTTGATGAACCCGGGGTTTGGCCGCGCGCACCTGCTGGCCCTGCAGGCGCGCCTCTGCGCCGCCCGGCCCGGCGTGCCAGCGGGCGAGTTTGACGCCCTGGCCTGGGCGGACCACGCGGTACTGGCGCTGCTGAACGCCGCGTATTTCAGCAGCGAATTCGACCCAGAGTTGCTGCACGCCTTTCTGGCCCCGCTGCGCCGCCCCTTTCCGGTGCCGGCCCTGCCCCGGCCCCGCCTGTTCTGGCGCGTGGACCGCGAGGTGCGCCGCCTGGCCCACGCCCGCCTGACCCGGGGGGGCGACGACCTGCTCTCGGTGCTGGCGCCGCTGCCGGGCGGCCTGGAAGAAACGCGCGTCAGCCTCGCCGCGGCCCACGACACCACCACGCACGCGCTGGCCTACGCGATCTGGCATCTGGCCGGGCACCCACAGTGGCACGCGCCAGAACACCACCCGGCCGCCCTGAAAGAAACCCTGCGCCTGCACCCGCCCGGCTGGATGGGCAGCCGCCGCCTGGGCCGGGAGCTGATCTGGAACGGCGTGCGGCTGCCCCGGGGCGCGCTGGCGCTGTATTCGCCCTACCTCTCCGGGCGTGATCCGGGGCTGTGGGCGCAGCCACAGACGTTTGATCCGGGCCGCTGGGCCCACAAGCCCCCGGCCTGGGCCTACCTGCCTTTTGGCGGCGGCGAGCGGCTGTGCCTGGGCATGCACCTCGCGCAGCTGCTGATTCTGGACACCCTGGCGGCCCTGCCCCCGCTGCGCCGGGTGGGCGGGGACCCCGCTCCACACCCTGGTCTGACCCTGGGCCCACGCGGGCCGCTGGTAGTGACCGGCGCCCCCACACCATGA
- a CDS encoding Jag family protein, whose product MDNRTNLDDYLAGLGISDADESELPPPAPDAAPSAPPALEAAPEAPLATLERFLRGLMSRIDPELQVSVREVEDALEAEITGENAAKLAGRDGRTLGAIEVLAYTVLAKHEGRTHLRVRVDIGGYRKRQADTLTKLAERLAVQVAKSGEPHELQPMPAAERRVIHIALKEHPDVMSESVGEGAARRLIIKPRHG is encoded by the coding sequence ATGGATAACCGCACGAATCTGGACGACTACCTCGCGGGGCTGGGCATCAGCGACGCGGACGAGAGCGAGCTGCCGCCGCCCGCGCCCGATGCCGCCCCCAGCGCGCCGCCAGCGCTGGAGGCGGCGCCAGAGGCGCCACTGGCCACCCTGGAGCGGTTTCTGCGCGGCCTGATGAGCCGCATTGACCCCGAGCTGCAGGTGAGCGTGCGTGAAGTGGAAGACGCCCTGGAAGCCGAGATCACCGGCGAGAACGCGGCCAAGCTGGCCGGGCGCGACGGCCGCACCCTGGGGGCCATCGAGGTGCTGGCCTACACCGTGCTGGCCAAGCATGAGGGCCGCACCCACCTGCGTGTGCGGGTGGACATCGGCGGTTACCGCAAGCGCCAGGCCGACACGCTGACCAAGCTGGCCGAGCGCCTCGCCGTGCAGGTGGCCAAAAGCGGCGAACCCCACGAGCTGCAGCCCATGCCCGCCGCCGAGCGGCGCGTGATTCACATTGCCCTCAAGGAGCACCCCGACGTCATGAGCGAATCGGTGGGCGAGGGCGCGGCGCGGCGCCTGATCATCAAACCCCGGCACGGTTAA
- a CDS encoding phytoene desaturase family protein gives MTGSRRAPRHVAVIGAGFAGLAAALRLAQAGARVTVLDALDGPGGKAALGLADFSSGPTVVTMPHVFRALHARVGLPVPALSPARPTTTYHAPGGRTFAPEALHVAGSLEPTLAQLSRAEGQRYAALLGRARRLYEDAQDTFLFAPPPGRLGLARYALTRGGRAAPLTPLRRLVRSGPFMTPFWLRFATYLGADPYRAPAVLHNIAWVELGQGVWHLPGGLLALAQALHAQAEALGVRFEFGTRVTSLSSHGGQVLGAHTSQGAFAADAWVSAADRALTLSWLGVAEKPTPRGVSGFALQLRLSEDRPAAHHIFWPADYAREWRDIRAGRLPHDPTLYLHLDGPRAFLLVNAPPDPGLSLDPQADGAALLSALQARLRATPGGPLPVTEWRALSPADYARTAKAGALYGRAPHGLTGSLRPGWGLAHTRNLVQVGGTVHPGGGVPLSLLSGWNGAGHLLGLGYDDLDGRQTPANEDLWPFL, from the coding sequence ATGACCGGCTCCCGGCGCGCGCCCCGCCACGTGGCCGTGATTGGCGCGGGCTTTGCGGGGCTGGCGGCGGCCCTGCGGCTGGCCCAGGCGGGCGCGCGGGTGACGGTGCTGGACGCCCTGGACGGCCCCGGCGGCAAGGCGGCGCTGGGGCTGGCGGACTTTTCCAGCGGCCCCACCGTGGTCACCATGCCCCACGTGTTCCGGGCCCTGCACGCGCGGGTGGGCCTGCCGGTGCCCGCCCTGAGCCCGGCGCGGCCCACCACCACCTACCACGCCCCGGGCGGGCGCACCTTCGCCCCCGAGGCCCTGCATGTGGCGGGCAGCCTGGAGCCCACGCTGGCGCAGCTCTCACGCGCCGAGGGGCAGCGCTACGCGGCCCTGCTGGGGCGGGCGCGGCGCCTGTACGAGGACGCCCAGGACACCTTTCTGTTCGCGCCGCCGCCCGGCCGGCTGGGGCTGGCCCGCTACGCCCTGACCCGGGGCGGGCGCGCCGCGCCGCTGACCCCGCTGCGCCGTCTGGTGCGCTCGGGGCCCTTCATGACGCCCTTCTGGCTGCGGTTTGCCACCTACCTGGGCGCCGATCCCTACCGCGCGCCCGCCGTGCTGCACAACATCGCCTGGGTGGAGCTGGGGCAGGGTGTGTGGCACCTGCCCGGCGGCCTGCTGGCGCTGGCCCAGGCCCTGCACGCCCAGGCCGAGGCACTGGGCGTGCGTTTCGAGTTCGGCACGCGCGTGACCAGCCTGAGCAGCCACGGGGGGCAGGTGCTGGGGGCGCACACCAGCCAGGGCGCCTTTGCTGCCGACGCCTGGGTCAGCGCCGCCGACCGGGCGCTGACCCTGTCGTGGCTGGGCGTGGCCGAAAAACCCACCCCGCGCGGGGTCAGCGGCTTTGCGCTGCAGCTGCGCCTGTCGGAAGACCGCCCTGCCGCCCACCACATCTTCTGGCCGGCCGACTACGCCCGCGAGTGGCGCGACATTCGCGCCGGGCGATTGCCGCACGACCCCACGCTGTACCTGCATCTGGACGGCCCCCGGGCCTTCCTGCTGGTGAATGCCCCCCCCGACCCAGGCCTGAGCCTGGACCCGCAGGCCGACGGCGCGGCGCTGCTGTCGGCCCTGCAGGCGCGGCTGCGGGCCACGCCGGGCGGGCCGCTGCCGGTGACCGAGTGGCGCGCGCTTTCCCCGGCCGACTACGCCCGCACCGCCAAGGCCGGCGCCCTGTACGGCCGCGCCCCCCACGGCCTGACCGGCAGCCTGCGCCCGGGCTGGGGGCTGGCCCACACCCGGAATCTGGTGCAGGTGGGCGGCACCGTGCACCCGGGGGGCGGGGTGCCGCTCTCGCTGCTGAGCGGCTGGAACGGGGCCGGGCACCTGCTGGGCCTGGGCTACGACGACCTGGACGGGCGGCAGACCCCCGCAAACGAGGACCTGTGGCCCTTTCTTTAA
- a CDS encoding MFS transporter — protein MSAETSSAVRWRYSVMNFGLTIPAQAGSFLLLYYVDDRKLDPGWAATAMTVFALYNAANNPLIGYLSDRTHSRWGRRIPYVRFGWLPALICFALLFMTPFNGVDSPVALLTYLVVVWALWETFGTAVGTGYLSLLPEMFRTYAERTAVAWRMNLVQTLGLLFGLALPPLLAGWLGWGGMGVLFALLSAGAILFGLGALFERPGPAQSPLGFGAALRATFSHRAFLVVVAAQTLRFFATGTLATGMGFFVRYSLGQEGGAVTTGLLAAAFVTAGLALWPWRALLAPRLGPRGTLMLAFGLSGAALLPLALALVQTVAGALLSTVLFGAALAGMILMGDVILADVIDEDELRSGQRREGMYFGMSGLITTLSGALTSQVFGAVTRASGYDPRLTTQPDGVAEGFRFFMTVPPIAGALLAVGVLLFYPLHGDRLGAMRAALAQRRESEGPVGGGQW, from the coding sequence ATGAGCGCCGAAACCTCGTCCGCCGTGCGCTGGCGCTACTCGGTCATGAACTTCGGCCTGACCATTCCGGCGCAGGCAGGCAGCTTCCTGCTGCTGTACTACGTGGACGACCGCAAGCTGGACCCCGGCTGGGCCGCCACCGCCATGACCGTTTTCGCGCTGTACAACGCGGCGAACAATCCGCTGATCGGGTACCTGTCGGACCGCACCCATAGCCGCTGGGGGCGGCGCATTCCCTACGTGCGCTTTGGCTGGCTGCCAGCCCTGATCTGCTTTGCCCTGCTGTTCATGACCCCCTTTAACGGTGTGGACAGCCCCGTGGCCCTGCTGACCTACCTGGTGGTGGTGTGGGCCCTGTGGGAAACCTTCGGCACCGCCGTGGGCACCGGCTACCTGTCGCTGCTGCCGGAAATGTTCCGCACCTACGCCGAGCGTACGGCTGTGGCGTGGCGCATGAATCTGGTGCAGACCCTGGGGCTGCTGTTCGGGCTGGCGCTGCCGCCGCTGCTGGCGGGCTGGCTGGGCTGGGGCGGCATGGGGGTGCTGTTCGCCCTGCTGTCGGCCGGGGCAATTCTGTTCGGGCTGGGCGCACTGTTCGAGCGCCCCGGGCCGGCCCAGTCGCCGCTGGGGTTCGGCGCGGCGCTGCGGGCCACTTTCAGCCACCGCGCGTTTCTGGTGGTCGTGGCGGCCCAGACGCTGCGGTTCTTTGCCACCGGCACCCTGGCTACCGGCATGGGCTTTTTTGTTCGCTACAGCCTGGGCCAGGAGGGCGGCGCGGTGACCACAGGGCTGCTGGCCGCCGCCTTTGTCACAGCGGGGCTGGCCCTGTGGCCGTGGCGCGCCCTGCTGGCGCCGCGCCTGGGCCCACGCGGCACCCTGATGCTGGCGTTTGGCCTGAGCGGCGCGGCCCTGCTGCCGCTGGCGCTGGCGCTGGTGCAGACCGTCGCCGGCGCGCTGCTGTCCACCGTGCTGTTCGGCGCCGCCCTGGCCGGCATGATCCTGATGGGCGACGTGATCCTGGCCGATGTGATTGACGAGGACGAGCTGCGCAGCGGCCAGCGTCGCGAGGGCATGTACTTCGGCATGTCCGGCCTGATCACCACCCTCAGCGGCGCCCTGACCTCGCAGGTGTTTGGCGCCGTCACCCGGGCCAGCGGCTATGACCCCAGGTTGACCACGCAGCCCGACGGCGTGGCCGAGGGCTTCCGCTTCTTCATGACAGTGCCGCCCATTGCGGGCGCGCTGCTGGCAGTGGGGGTGCTGCTGTTCTACCCACTGCACGGCGATCGGCTGGGGGCCATGCGGGCGGCCCTGGCGCAGAGAAGGGAGAGTGAGGGGCCAGTGGGGGGTGGTCAGTGGTGA